The sequence AAGTCGAAGTGCTGTTCGAATCCAAATATCTCGATCACGGTCAGATGGTATACGATTTCGGTCTAATGAAGCAGGGGATGAAAGAGCTGATTGACAGTTTTGATCATGCGGTCGCTATCTGGGACGGTGATGATGGCGAGTATATCGAAGCGATGAAAGAACATTCCAATCGATGGGTACTTCTTCCTGTGTCCCCTTCATGCGAACAGTTTAGCCGCGTGATATTTTTGATGCTGGATCGTCTGTTGTCTTCCACCGACATGATCAACGGAGAGCAGGAAGTGAGACTTCACAGTATTATCGTGCACGAAACCGAAACGGGGTATGCGCAATGTTTTGAAGAAGATGCCTATTCGGAGCGGATGGGAGTCATACCGTTGGAATCGATCCTGTTTAGTGATGAAGTCCGCCAAGGGTGGAGCGATCCTCGGTTGTGGCAGAAAATATTAGCCGGTGAAACGTTTTTAAATCCTCAAACTGTTTAGAAGGTAATCAGGGAGTTCTGTACCGGAGAACTCATACACCAACGCGTAGGGATAACTTTGATCTCCGCATCCTTCTCGAACCCATCCACTGATGCATCTACCATCATATACGCGTTCGCCTGTGACAGCGGCAATACCATTCCGGGCCCGAATTTAGGGCTTGGGGTAAATGCCGTTCCGTCAAACCATCCGGGAATCAAAGCACGACGCCCTTTTTTCATTTTAAACGGTTCTACGATTTTAGTGGTGATCGCAGAGAGATACTTGTCGGTTCTGCCGCTTAGGGCAAGGATGGCACTTTGACCGAAAAGCTCGAAGCAAAGCGCTGCTGCAAGAGGATTCCCGGGGAGGTTGAGAATCACCGTTTTCCCGATCCGTCCGAATGTCGTCGGTTTACCGGGTTTGATGTCAACCGATTCAAAAGCACTTTCGAACCCGAGTGATTGAAACGCTTTTTTGGTGAAATCGGCATCTCCGACACTCACTCCGCCGGAGGTAATGATCAAATCGGCATTCAAAGCGCTTTTGATGTGATTTTGGATCGATTCGAGAGTGTCTTCCGCTGTTGCGGTAGAGATGACATCACACCCGAGTTCACGGGCGCGTGATGCAAATGTAGGGGTATTGGTATTGTAGAGCTGATTGGCACCTAAGGTCTCATAATGCATTTTAAGCTCATTGCCCGAAGAAAAAATAGCAACACTCGGACGGCGATAGAGCTTGACATGCGTAATCCCCTGAGATGCCAAGAGGGAAATATGATGGGCACATAGAAAGGTTCCCTTAGTCAGAAGGGTCGTACCTGCTTGGATATCTTCACCTTTGAGACGGATATGTTGGGAGGGCTTGATAAAAGTAGGTAAGGTGACCTGATCTCCATGGACGACGACCTCTTCGATGGGGACAATCGCTTCACACCCCTGCGGAATTTTGGCCCCGGTCATAATGCGGATACATTGGTCTTCCACAAGACGGAATTCATCTTTGTCTCCAGCAAATATTACACATGACTGCAGCAGAGTTTTTCCTGCATCTGCGGTACGTACGGCGTATCCGTCCATGGCGGTATTGTCAAAAGAGGGGAGGGAATATTCGGCTACGATGTTTTCAGCCAGTACACGATGGATACTGTTTTCGATCGGTGCGATTTCGATTCCCAATGGCAAGGAGAGTTTGTATACCTGTTCAAATGCCTCTTCTACACTGATTGCCATGGAGATCCTTTTTGCAACTGCTATTTTCTAGTATCAATTATAGGGGATTTTAGGTAAAATCCCCTTTATGGAAGAAATGTATAAAATTGGAATAGAAATCCACTATGCGGGTGTTATTGTCCTGATGGGGATAGTCGGTTTTAATATCGCTATGCTTGCCTTGT is a genomic window of Sulfuricurvum sp. containing:
- a CDS encoding 6-carboxytetrahydropterin synthase, producing MIIRKLFKFENAHIVRGCSTQRCRASIHGHSYKVEVLFESKYLDHGQMVYDFGLMKQGMKELIDSFDHAVAIWDGDDGEYIEAMKEHSNRWVLLPVSPSCEQFSRVIFLMLDRLLSSTDMINGEQEVRLHSIIVHETETGYAQCFEEDAYSERMGVIPLESILFSDEVRQGWSDPRLWQKILAGETFLNPQTV
- the glp gene encoding gephyrin-like molybdotransferase Glp; the protein is MAISVEEAFEQVYKLSLPLGIEIAPIENSIHRVLAENIVAEYSLPSFDNTAMDGYAVRTADAGKTLLQSCVIFAGDKDEFRLVEDQCIRIMTGAKIPQGCEAIVPIEEVVVHGDQVTLPTFIKPSQHIRLKGEDIQAGTTLLTKGTFLCAHHISLLASQGITHVKLYRRPSVAIFSSGNELKMHYETLGANQLYNTNTPTFASRARELGCDVISTATAEDTLESIQNHIKSALNADLIITSGGVSVGDADFTKKAFQSLGFESAFESVDIKPGKPTTFGRIGKTVILNLPGNPLAAALCFELFGQSAILALSGRTDKYLSAITTKIVEPFKMKKGRRALIPGWFDGTAFTPSPKFGPGMVLPLSQANAYMMVDASVDGFEKDAEIKVIPTRWCMSSPVQNSLITF